The sequence CCATGAATATATCGAAAGAAGACCTGATTGTTATCGAGAAAGAAGGTGAGGATCAGGAATCCATGATGCCGTAGTCAAAACGGAAGTGGACATCAAAAGCGGGGCGAGTGTTAGCGCGCCCCGCTTTTTTTATGTTCGCAATTCGCGCGAGGGCGAGAGCCTGATCCCGGCGGCAACTTTGTCGTCGACAGATCGAGCTTGTAAGATTGCAGGCCGTGGCTGCGTTCAGACGTTGCAGCGTCACCCAGCAGAATAAACCAGGAGGCGATGTTATCTTTCGTTGCTGCAGCGATACTTGTGAGTGGTGTGGCCATAGGTAACTCCAGGGGCAACAGCCCTGTCAACTATCACTTTGAGTATAGGTGATATGAATTTGCACTGGCGCGCATAGATATAAATAGTCTATTAGTGTGTAATTCGATATCGTCTTGCACTGGACGGTGTACACGGAGTTGGAGTCGCTTGGATACTGAATCTGGCTGATGACGGGTGTGGTAAGCAGGCGTATAACGTGGAAAGCAATCTCGGGAATTGACTGTGTGGTTTAAAAAGCGAAAACCTGCTGCGGCGGCGCCTGGGCTTGATGTGAGCATGCATGGCGATACTCTGGCGAAACTGCAGACGCTGGAACGATCTGTCTCTACGTACGAGCGCATTTTTCGCGGTAGCCGCGGTTACGCGTTCCTGGATTGGGATTTGCCCAACTCCAAAATGGCCTGGAACGGCGGCTTTTGGAGCCACCTCGGTTACTCGGATGCAGACATGGAATTCATTTCCAATCCGGATAAATTTATTGAATACGTGCATCCAGATGATCAAAAGAAGTTGATGTCGAACATTTTTGCCCACTTGCGCAGCTCCGGGCCGGGCGAGATTGTATTTCGCATTCGAAAAAAGAAAGGCGGACATATTTGGGCCGAAGCACGCGTCGATGCAGAACGGAATGCGAAAGGGCGCGTTGTGTATATGTCGGGTATCGTATTCGATGTCACCAAGCTAAAGCAGACTGAACAGGCGCTGTTGATCAGTGAGGCGCGGCACGCACGAATTATTCAATCCTCGAATGACGGTATTTGGGAGTGGTCGTCTGCCCACGGCGGTTTTCATTTCTCCAATCGTTGCTGGGAACATCTGGGCTTCACCGAACACGACGATATCGTGAACCAGGGCATGGATCGGATGTCTGCTTGGCGCAAGCGTATGCACCCGGACGATCTTAAAGAGTTTGACCACACCTTGCAGGAGCATGTGCAAAAGCGCGTGCCGTTTGATGTGGAGTATCGAATTCGAGGCAAAGACGAACACTGGCGGTGGATTCGCGCGCGGGGCCAGATGACCTACGACGAAGCGGGTAAACCGACGCGTATGTCTGGCACCAATATGGATGTTACCGAGATTAAACTGGCGGAAGAGCGCGTGCTCAAAGCGAAGGAGGTGGCGGAGGAAGCCAATCGGGCGAAATCCGACTTTCTCTCCAGTATGAGCCATGAATTGCGCACACCGCTTAATTCGATTCTTGGTTTTGCTCAGCTTTGCGATGCGGATAAAACCCTGTTGCCGGAACAGCGCGCCAATATTGCGGAGATCCGCCGCGCCGGTGAACATCTTTTGCAATTAGTGGGGGATGTGCTGGATCTCGCGAAAATTGAATCACGCCGGATGGGTTTTTCGCTGGAACCCGTAGCCCCCGCGCGCTTGTTGGAGGAAGCCGTTTCGTCCCTCCAGTCGCAAGCGGAAATGCGCGGTATTTCGGTAACCCTGGAGCCCGCCTGTGATGAAAACGCTGTAGATGTTGTCGCAGACGCGGTGCGGCTAAAGCAGGTTTTCCTGAACTTGCTGAGTAACGCGATCAAATACAACGTGGATGGCGGTTCGGTGCACGTTACCTGCACGCGCTTAGAAGAGGCATTTTTGCGGGTGACCGTAAAAGATTCCGGCCGAGGTATCGCCGAGCATCTGCAAAAGCAGATGTATCAACCGTTCAATCGGCTCGGCAATGAGGCCAGCAGTATTGAGGGTAGTGGGGTGGGTTTGGTCATCACCAAACAGCTGGTAGAGCAAATGGGTGGTTTGATTGGGTTTAGCAGCAAAGAAAATGTTGGCAGCGAATTTTGGGTGGATATGCCGGCGTACCTGGGCCAGCCGATTGAACAGTTTGCCGATGATCGTCGGCGTGAAGATATGTCGGCAGGCGCAATTCCAGCTCTTGAGGTGGAGGGTGAACGGACCATTCTGTATGTGGAGGACAACCCGCCAAACCAGCGCTTGATGAAACAATTCCTGGTGCGCTACCCCAATTTGCGCCTTGAAATTGCGGCAGAGCCGATACGCGGTATTTATCTGGCGCGCAAACTACAGCCTGACCTTATCGTTATGGATATCAACCTGCCTGGCATGGATGGTTTCGAAACCTTGGCCGTACTCAAGCAGGACCCAATCACTGAAGCCATCCCGGTGATAGCCCTCACCGCAAACGCGCTGGTAAAAGATATTGAGCGAGGGAAGGAATCTGGCTTTGATTACTATTTGACGAAGCCGCTGAATCTCAGCCAGTTAGTGAATGTTTTTAATGATTTGTTGGTGCAGGAAAACAGCCAGAGCCTGAAAAACTAAGAGCTGTATAGGAGAGAACGATCAAACAATGGCAAGGGGGAGTAAAAGGGATGGGCGAGTGCGCAACCTTTAGGCTGCGCCCGGGTGTTTGCCCATTTGGTCCTAGGGCCTGTTAACACTAATTCAATTCGCTCTGGTGGAACCTGTATTTTCAGGATGAAAGGCATTTTTGGCGTTGTTTAGCGGGCTAAACGAGCGAAAAATAACGCATCAGCCTGGAAATACAGGCCCAGCCCTGCGGGTTGCGGCTAAAATCCCGCTCTCAGCGTTGTTTATCGCTCATTTGGAACAACCACTAAAACGCCGGGAGCGTTTTAGCGTGTAACCCCGCAGGGGTGAGGCATAGGGATATGCCGAACAATCTATGCTCTAAACGTCGGGGTGCCGCATCACTCGATAGCGAAATTTTAGCCGCAACAGAATGAATCGAATTAGTGTTAACAGGCCCTAGTAAACTTTGCTCATGTGTTTGCCGACAATTTGCAGTAGCGGTTTAAACACTTTCGGTGTGGCTGCAACCACATGACCGGTGCTCAGGTAATCGCTGTCGCCTTTAAACCCGCTCAACATGCCGCCAGCTTCACGTACGAGTAAAATGCCTGCCGCCATATCCCATGGCTTTAAGTTCATCTCCCAGAAGCCATCAAAACGACCCGCGGCGACGTAGGCCAGATCGAGTGCGGCGGAACCTGGGCGGCGGATGCCCGCAGTCTGGCTCGCAATTTCTCGCAGCGCGCCCAAATATTCGTCGATATATTCCAGCGCAAAACCATTGAATGGAATACCGGTGCCGATAAGGGCGCCATCCATACCTTTACGTGGCGAAACGCGAATTCTGCGGCCATTAAGCGCAGCGCCTTTGCCCCGGCTCGCGGTAAATTCTTCGCGCTTGATTGGGTCCAGTACGATGGCGTGTTCCAGTTGACCCTTGTATTTACAGGCAATGGAAACTGAAAACTGGGGAATGCCGTGCAAAAAGTTAGTGGTGCCGTCCAGCGGATCAATGATCCATTCGTAGTCGCTTTTTAATGCGCCGGAGTTGCCGGTTTCTTCGCCCAGAAAGCTGTGATCCGGATAGGCCTTTTGCAGGTGATAGAGAATTTCTCGTTCGGACGCCTTGTCCACTTCGCTCACGTAATCGTTGCGGCCTTTTTCCTCAATGGTGATTAAATCCAGCCGCTCGAACTGTTGCTCGATAATTTCGCCGGCTTTGCGTGCTGCTTTCAACGCAACGGTAAGCATGGGTTCCATAGTAAATCTCTTGATAAAGAACATGCCCGCAAAAGGGGCTGTAGGGGATGAGTCGGGGCGGGATTATACCAGCAAGCCGGTGGCGCGGCTATTCTGTAAGGCGCGGCTCTGGTACACTTCGCGCCCTCGCGAGTACAGGTGATTTTAGTAATGGCAGAACCCCAGTTTCCAAATATTCGAATGGTTATGGTCAACACAACGCATCCAGGCAACATCGGAGCAGCGGCCAGAGCCATGAAAAACATGGGGTTGTCTGAGCTGGTTTTGGTCGATCCGAAAGAGTTTCCCGCAGAAAAAGCCGTCTGGCGCGCGGCGGGTGCTACCGATGTGCTTGAGAATGCACGGGTGGTCAGCACGCTCGACGAGGCCATATCGGATTGTGGTTTGGTGGTCGGTACCAGTGCGCGCGAACGCCGTATTCCCTGGCCGTTGCTCACGCCGCGCGAATGTGGTGATCGCTGCTGGTTTGAGGCAGCCAAACACCCGGTGGCTGTGGTATTCGGTCGCGAAGATCGCGGCTTGACGAACGAGGAACTGCACAAGTGCAACTACCACGTACATATCCCGTCCAATCCCGAATACAGCGCACTTAATATTTCAGCGGCTTTGCAAGTGATTTGTTACGAGATCCGCATGTCCGCACTGACCGCGCAGGAAGGCAAGGCGCCCCATTTTGACGACTGGGACATGCCCCCGGCGGACAATGGCGCATTGGAGCACTACTATGCTCACCTCGAGGACACCCTGGTTAAGCTGGAGTTTTTAAACCCGGATAACCCCCGCCAAACGGTAACCCGGTTGCGCCGGTTGTTTAATCGTATTCGTATGGATCAAATGGAGTTGAATATTCTGCGCGGGATGCTCACGTCCGTGCAGAATTACATTTATCATACCGACGAAAAGATGAAAAACCTTTCCAAAAATGTGGATAATTAGACTATTAAATAAACGTCCGGGGTAAATAGTTGACCGCATTACTCGGTTATTCGATAATGATCAAGCCATAATCACAAGGGTGAGCCATTATGCGATTAACTACCAAAGGCCGTTATGCGGTCACTGCCATGTTAGATCTCGCACTGCACGCGCAGCGTGGTCCAGTGAGTCTCGCGGATATATCCAAGCGACAGGGTATATCACTCTCGTATTTGGAACAGCTGTTCGCCAAATTACGCCAGAACGCACTGGTTTCGAGCGTTCGTGGCCCAGGCGGCGGCTACAAGCTCAGCCGCGAAGCGTCCGAGCTGTTCGTTGCCCAGATTGTCGATGCCGTTAATGAATCCATCGACGCCACCAGTTGTGGGGGCGCAGGTAACTGCAACCAGGGCGATGTGTGCTTGACGCACTACTTATGGTGCGATTTGAGCGATCAGATTCACACCTTCCTAAGCGGTATCAGCCTGCAGAGCCTGGTTGATCGGCACGACGTGCAGCAGGCTGCATTGCGGCAGGAGGAGCGTCAGGCAGGCAATATGACAAGCGTGGAGCCCGATTCCCGAATGATATCGGCTTCCAATTAGACAGAGCCTTAAAACTAACAAAGTATGCGTAAACCAGTTTATCTCGACTATGCCGCCACCACGCCCGTGGATGACCGCGTCGCTGAAGCGATGATGGGTTGTCTGACCATGGCGGGCAATTTTGCCAATCCAGCATCGCGCTCACATATGTACGGTTGGAAAGCGGAAGAGGCAGTCGAAGTTGCTCGCGGCGAGCTGGCTGATTTAGTTGCTGCTGACCCGCGTGAAATCGTCTGGACCAGCGGCGCAACAGAGGCCAACAACCTGGCGATCAAAGGCGTGGCTGAACTGGAACGCCCTTCGGACGTGCACTTTGTTACCTCGCTGATCGAGCATAAGGCGGTGTTGGATTGCTTTAAACATCTTGAAAAGCAGGGTTACAAGGTCACCTACCTACAGCCCGGGCGGGATGGCCGAGTGACCGCCGATATGGTGGCATCCGCGTTGCAGCCGAACACGCGGCTGGTTTCTGTTATGTTCGTTAATAACGAGATCGGCGTGGTTAACGAGATAGATGCCATTGCGCGTATTTGCCGAGAGCAGGGCGTTTTACTGCATGTGGATGCGGCACAGGCGGCTGGCAAAATAAAAATTGATGTGAGCGCACTTGGCGCCGATTTGATGTCGTTTTCTGCGCATAAGTTTTACGGCCCCAAAGGCATAGGTG comes from Teredinibacter turnerae and encodes:
- a CDS encoding inositol monophosphatase family protein encodes the protein MEPMLTVALKAARKAGEIIEQQFERLDLITIEEKGRNDYVSEVDKASEREILYHLQKAYPDHSFLGEETGNSGALKSDYEWIIDPLDGTTNFLHGIPQFSVSIACKYKGQLEHAIVLDPIKREEFTASRGKGAALNGRRIRVSPRKGMDGALIGTGIPFNGFALEYIDEYLGALREIASQTAGIRRPGSAALDLAYVAAGRFDGFWEMNLKPWDMAAGILLVREAGGMLSGFKGDSDYLSTGHVVAATPKVFKPLLQIVGKHMSKVY
- a CDS encoding IscS subfamily cysteine desulfurase, whose protein sequence is MRKPVYLDYAATTPVDDRVAEAMMGCLTMAGNFANPASRSHMYGWKAEEAVEVARGELADLVAADPREIVWTSGATEANNLAIKGVAELERPSDVHFVTSLIEHKAVLDCFKHLEKQGYKVTYLQPGRDGRVTADMVASALQPNTRLVSVMFVNNEIGVVNEIDAIARICREQGVLLHVDAAQAAGKIKIDVSALGADLMSFSAHKFYGPKGIGALYVRRKSQLKLAAQIHGGGHERGMRSGTLPTHQIVGMGAAAKLVGESLGEENARILWLRNRFLNGLCGLSGWQVNGSMDHRVAGNANVSFSGVDGEALLMSLRDLAVSTGSACTSFSVEPSYVLKVIGVSDALAHSSIRFSFGRYTTEDDVDFAAQTVCDTVSKLRGEPSIASNLF
- a CDS encoding PAS domain-containing protein → MWFKKRKPAAAAPGLDVSMHGDTLAKLQTLERSVSTYERIFRGSRGYAFLDWDLPNSKMAWNGGFWSHLGYSDADMEFISNPDKFIEYVHPDDQKKLMSNIFAHLRSSGPGEIVFRIRKKKGGHIWAEARVDAERNAKGRVVYMSGIVFDVTKLKQTEQALLISEARHARIIQSSNDGIWEWSSAHGGFHFSNRCWEHLGFTEHDDIVNQGMDRMSAWRKRMHPDDLKEFDHTLQEHVQKRVPFDVEYRIRGKDEHWRWIRARGQMTYDEAGKPTRMSGTNMDVTEIKLAEERVLKAKEVAEEANRAKSDFLSSMSHELRTPLNSILGFAQLCDADKTLLPEQRANIAEIRRAGEHLLQLVGDVLDLAKIESRRMGFSLEPVAPARLLEEAVSSLQSQAEMRGISVTLEPACDENAVDVVADAVRLKQVFLNLLSNAIKYNVDGGSVHVTCTRLEEAFLRVTVKDSGRGIAEHLQKQMYQPFNRLGNEASSIEGSGVGLVITKQLVEQMGGLIGFSSKENVGSEFWVDMPAYLGQPIEQFADDRRREDMSAGAIPALEVEGERTILYVEDNPPNQRLMKQFLVRYPNLRLEIAAEPIRGIYLARKLQPDLIVMDINLPGMDGFETLAVLKQDPITEAIPVIALTANALVKDIERGKESGFDYYLTKPLNLSQLVNVFNDLLVQENSQSLKN
- the trmJ gene encoding tRNA (cytosine(32)/uridine(32)-2'-O)-methyltransferase TrmJ encodes the protein MAEPQFPNIRMVMVNTTHPGNIGAAARAMKNMGLSELVLVDPKEFPAEKAVWRAAGATDVLENARVVSTLDEAISDCGLVVGTSARERRIPWPLLTPRECGDRCWFEAAKHPVAVVFGREDRGLTNEELHKCNYHVHIPSNPEYSALNISAALQVICYEIRMSALTAQEGKAPHFDDWDMPPADNGALEHYYAHLEDTLVKLEFLNPDNPRQTVTRLRRLFNRIRMDQMELNILRGMLTSVQNYIYHTDEKMKNLSKNVDN
- the iscR gene encoding Fe-S cluster assembly transcriptional regulator IscR — protein: MRLTTKGRYAVTAMLDLALHAQRGPVSLADISKRQGISLSYLEQLFAKLRQNALVSSVRGPGGGYKLSREASELFVAQIVDAVNESIDATSCGGAGNCNQGDVCLTHYLWCDLSDQIHTFLSGISLQSLVDRHDVQQAALRQEERQAGNMTSVEPDSRMISASN